From Nguyenibacter vanlangensis, one genomic window encodes:
- the lptB gene encoding LPS export ABC transporter ATP-binding protein, whose amino-acid sequence MNDVAHDVARDLADAVRDTTPLQASAATHGLIASGIGKTYKKRPVVRNVSIQVHRGEAVGLLGPNGAGKTTSFYMIVGLVQPDTGSITLDGTNITQLPMYRRARLGIGYLPQEASIFRGLNVEQNIMAALEVVESDPDRREAMLDGLLAEFGISHLRRAPSLALSGGERRRLEIARALASQPHYILLDEPLAGIDPIAVGEIRDLVSHLKDRGIGVLITDHNVRETLEVIDRAYIMHSGQVLMEGRPEEIVANEDVRRVYLGENFSL is encoded by the coding sequence ATGAACGACGTAGCCCATGACGTAGCCCGCGACCTGGCCGACGCCGTCCGGGACACGACGCCGCTTCAGGCATCCGCGGCGACCCACGGCCTGATCGCCAGCGGGATCGGCAAGACGTACAAGAAGCGACCGGTGGTCCGCAACGTGTCGATCCAGGTCCATCGGGGCGAAGCCGTGGGGCTGCTGGGACCGAACGGCGCGGGCAAGACCACCAGCTTCTACATGATCGTGGGGCTGGTGCAGCCCGATACCGGCTCGATCACGCTGGACGGCACGAACATCACCCAGTTGCCGATGTATCGCCGCGCGCGGCTGGGCATCGGCTATCTGCCGCAGGAAGCCAGCATCTTTCGCGGCCTGAATGTCGAGCAGAACATCATGGCGGCGCTGGAAGTGGTGGAATCGGACCCCGACCGGCGCGAGGCGATGCTGGACGGGCTGCTGGCCGAATTCGGCATCTCCCACCTGCGGCGCGCGCCCTCGCTGGCCCTGTCGGGGGGCGAGCGGCGGCGCCTGGAGATCGCCCGCGCCCTGGCCAGCCAGCCGCACTACATCCTGCTGGACGAGCCGCTGGCCGGTATCGACCCGATCGCGGTCGGCGAGATCCGCGACCTGGTGTCCCACCTGAAGGATCGAGGGATCGGCGTGCTGATCACCGACCACAATGTCCGCGAGACGCTGGAGGTCATCGACCGGGCCTATATCATGCATAGCGGCCAGGTGCTGATGGAAGGCCGCCCCGAGGAGATCGTCGCCAACGAGGATGTCCGGCGGGTCTATCTCGGCGAGAATTTCTCTCTCTGA
- the hpf gene encoding ribosome hibernation-promoting factor, HPF/YfiA family, with amino-acid sequence MQISVAGKQIDLSDALKYRVTGHLERLADKYFDHALDAQVTFSRARSFFTCDINLHAARGLTLRGEGEAADAHGAFDDAAEHIARRLRRYRGRVHDHLRTLPRRRAPEVGRSYILKPAEGQVVEGEVKQGSGPYATIVAERLAEIATLSVSEAVMRLDLAASTLLMFRNSTSDQINVIYRRQDGNIGWLDPSPA; translated from the coding sequence ATGCAGATCAGTGTCGCTGGCAAGCAGATCGATCTCTCCGACGCCCTGAAATACCGGGTGACCGGCCATCTCGAACGGCTGGCCGACAAATATTTCGACCACGCCCTCGACGCCCAGGTGACGTTCAGCCGGGCCCGCTCCTTCTTCACGTGCGACATCAACCTTCACGCGGCGCGGGGCCTGACCCTGCGCGGCGAGGGTGAGGCCGCCGACGCCCACGGCGCCTTCGACGACGCGGCGGAACACATCGCCCGGCGCCTGCGCCGCTATCGCGGGCGGGTCCATGACCATCTGCGCACCCTGCCCCGTCGCCGGGCGCCGGAGGTCGGCCGCAGCTACATCCTGAAGCCGGCCGAAGGACAGGTCGTGGAGGGCGAAGTGAAGCAGGGCAGCGGCCCCTATGCCACCATCGTGGCCGAGCGGCTGGCCGAAATCGCGACATTGAGCGTCAGCGAGGCCGTCATGCGGCTGGACCTGGCGGCATCGACATTGCTGATGTTCCGCAACAGCACCAGCGACCAGATCAACGTCATCTATCGCCGCCAGGACGGCAATATCGGCTGGCTGGACCCCAGCCCCGCCTGA
- a CDS encoding DUF1150 family protein, giving the protein MRITTQNGRVVLQADPAAPADVRHLTANQLLSLGVSRLAYIKAVVIEGQDVFAIHAADGTPMALTEDQDTAIEAILQHEMVPALVH; this is encoded by the coding sequence ATGAGAATTACGACCCAGAACGGCCGGGTGGTTCTGCAAGCCGATCCGGCTGCGCCCGCCGACGTGCGGCACCTGACCGCAAACCAGCTTCTGTCGCTGGGCGTCTCGCGCCTGGCCTATATCAAGGCCGTGGTGATCGAAGGCCAGGACGTCTTCGCCATCCATGCCGCGGACGGCACGCCGATGGCGCTGACCGAGGATCAGGACACGGCGATCGAGGCCATCCTGCAACACGAGATGGTGCCCGCCCTGGTCCACTGA
- a CDS encoding Hsp20 family protein, protein MSGRLFASPMFLGFDHLEQMLERASKGTSDGYPPYNIEQVSPTALRITLAVAGFVMDDLQITQEDNQLVIRGRQTDDSQGRVFLHRGIAARQFQKAFVLAEGIEVGSAWLDNGLLHIDLLRPKPEVRVRRIEITQGRNANGSTEIDLPKARAQRMVRVIEEE, encoded by the coding sequence ATGTCGGGTAGGTTATTTGCATCCCCCATGTTTCTGGGGTTCGATCATCTGGAGCAGATGCTGGAACGCGCGTCAAAAGGAACGTCGGACGGCTATCCTCCGTACAATATCGAGCAGGTCAGCCCTACGGCGCTGCGCATTACCCTGGCCGTCGCCGGGTTCGTCATGGATGATCTGCAGATCACCCAGGAAGACAACCAACTGGTGATCCGCGGCCGCCAGACCGATGATTCGCAGGGGCGGGTGTTCCTGCATCGCGGCATCGCCGCGCGGCAGTTCCAGAAGGCGTTCGTGCTGGCCGAAGGAATCGAGGTCGGCAGCGCGTGGCTCGATAACGGCCTGTTGCATATCGATCTGCTGCGTCCGAAACCCGAGGTCCGGGTTCGGCGTATCGAGATCACCCAGGGTCGCAACGCCAACGGCTCGACGGAAATCGACCTGCCCAAGGCGCGCGCCCAACGCATGGTCCGGGTGATCGAAGAAGAATAA
- the def gene encoding peptide deformylase, which translates to MTTHDETAAADPMPILVAPQAILRQKARLVRPEDTAILRDALPRMFAAMYQAPGIGLAAPQVGLGLRFAIVDLGEEDQRRPLVLVNPEITAESETLAAREEGCLSLPNQYAEVVRPEQVRVRYRTLEGAEQELDADGLLATCIQHEIDHLDGILFVDHLSALKRNMIMRRLAKEQRQKR; encoded by the coding sequence ATGACGACGCATGACGAAACCGCAGCCGCCGATCCGATGCCGATCCTGGTGGCGCCGCAGGCCATCCTGCGGCAGAAGGCCCGGCTGGTCCGGCCGGAAGACACCGCCATCCTGCGCGATGCCCTGCCCCGGATGTTCGCCGCCATGTACCAGGCGCCGGGGATCGGCCTGGCGGCGCCGCAGGTCGGCCTGGGGTTGCGCTTCGCCATCGTGGATCTGGGCGAGGAAGACCAGCGCCGGCCGCTGGTGCTGGTCAATCCGGAAATCACTGCCGAGTCGGAAACCCTGGCCGCGCGTGAGGAAGGGTGCCTGTCGCTGCCCAACCAATATGCCGAAGTGGTGCGGCCCGAGCAGGTCCGCGTGCGCTACCGGACCCTGGAGGGCGCGGAACAGGAACTGGATGCCGACGGATTGCTGGCCACCTGCATCCAGCATGAGATCGACCATCTGGACGGCATCCTGTTCGTCGATCACCTCTCGGCGCTGAAGCGCAACATGATCATGCGCCGCCTGGCGAAGGAACAACGGCAGAAACGCTAG